Genomic segment of Apium graveolens cultivar Ventura chromosome 7, ASM990537v1, whole genome shotgun sequence:
CGTGTTGTAAATCTCGAATTGCTGGATAATGTATGACTTAATAAATACACATAGAGAGGGTAGAAATTGAAGAGAGAGAATTGTTGTTCAATATGTTTTTCAGTGTATCTGATTTCAATAACTGAAGGTTCTATTTATACTTACAGAAAGATAGGATAAGATTACACGTAttacgaaaagataagataggattgcacgtgctacgaaaagataagataggattgcacgtgTTACGAAAATATAAGATATGATTGCACGTGCTACAAAAAGATAAGATATGATTTTAATCAAAATTCTTCTTAGTCTTACTAAGTTTCTTATCTGAGAAGTTGTGCGAGTCTTCTTTAGTTAAGTATCGCGAGTATTCCTTAGTAAGatttgacaattattattataacaaAGTTTAATTAATTGTAGTTTTcatttatttacaaaaatatactccctctgtcccgtTCATTTCTATACATTTTCCTTTTTTGGACGTCACATTTAATTCTATACATTTCAAACTtatcaaaaatagtaaaaattttaataatataaaaatcaactacatccactactttctCCCACTACACTTactttattcattaaatattgaATGATCCCATCACTTTACCCAACTTTTTACTTTTTTTCACTAAATTACATTTTTTTCCTCTCATTCCACTATCTTACCAAAAATAACATTACTTTATTATGTTTCCGGGCGGGGATGGAGGGAGTATAAATAAGAACGAACACAACATTAACTTCACCAATTTTGGCGCCAAGTTAGAAATAAACTACAAACTACAAATGGTGAAGTAGAGTCGAGTCAGCTCCGAGTTATGCGTCAGAAAAGTTTATTCAcaactcaccaaggtccacattTAACAACTATAGAGTTTTTGGTAAAAACATGCATACAACATTGTAAGCAATTACAGACCCACGTACTGTTCGACGAAATTCCCCAAAGAGTTAAATATTCATTACAAGTGTGCAAATTAGTACATTCTCAAATTGTGAAACTTGGGTTTGGTTTAGAAGGGAAATTAGGGAATGCTCTTGTTAGTTTATATGCAAAATGTGGCAATTTGGATGTTACGGAGAAGGCGTTTTCGCGCCTTGTGGATAGGGATACATTGGCTTGGAACTCGGTGTTGTCGATGTATTCAAAAAGGGGAATGGTGGAAGATGTTTTGTGGTGTTTTGGGTCCATGCGGAATTGTGGTTTGGTGCCTAATCAGTTTACTTTTGCTATTGTTTTTTCGGGGTGTGGGAGATTGGTGAATGTGGGATTGGGAAGGCAAGTGCATTGTGATGTTATTAAGATGGGGTATGAGTTTAGTCATTTTTGTGAAGGTTCTTTGATTGATATGTATGCGAAATGTGGGTGTGTTGTTGATGCACGGAGAATACTTGATGCTGCTCTTGACCCTGATACGGTTTCTTGGACTGCAATGATTTCAGGGTATGTTCAAAGTGGTTATCCTGATGAGGCGTTGAGTGTTTTTGGTGATATGCAGAAGTTGGGTCGTGAACCTGATCAAGTGGCATTTGGTACTATTATAAATGCATGCATGAGCTTAGGAAGGCTTGTTGAAGCTCGACGCCTTTTTAATGAGATGCCTAGCCCGAGTGATATTTCATGGAATGTGATGATTTCAGGACATGCTCAAAGAGGTTATGAGGTGGAAGCTGTTAATTATTTCAGAAACATGACAATTTCTGGTATTAAACCTACGAGGTCAACCTTAGGAAGTGTTTTCAGTGCAATTGCGAACTTGTTGAATCTTGTCTATGGTATGCAGGTGCATCCTCTGGCAACCAAACTGGGGTTGGATTCTAATGTTTATGTGGGGAGTTCAATGCTTAATATGTATGCGAAGTGTCAGAAAATGGAAGCTGCAAGGGAGATATTTGATGCATTGGATGAGAAAAATATAGTAATGTGGAATGCAATGCTTGGAGGTTATGTTCAAAATGGATATGTTTATGAAGTTGTGGAGTTGTTCACGGAGATGAGGAATTCTGCTTTTCAAGCTGATGAATATTCATATACTAGCATTCTTAGTGCATGTGCTGTGTTAAAAAATATAAGAATGGGACGCCAGTTACATTCAATTATTATCAAGAACAAGTTTGGATCAAACTTATATGCAGGCAATGCGTTGGTAGATATGTATGCAAAATCAGGTGCTCTAAATGATGCCATAAAACAGTTTGATCTCATAAGAAACCGAGACCATGTTTCTTGGAATGCAATTATTGTTGGATATGTGCAGAATGAAGAGGAAGAAAAGGCTTTCAACTTGTTCCGGAAAATGAGGTCAGAAGGGTTTCCTCCTGATGAGGCGTCTTTGGCTAGCATACTCAGTGCTTGCTCAAATATTCAGTCAATTGAGAAAGGTATACAGATGCATTGTTCATTGATCAAATATGGACTAGAAACAAGTTTATTTGCTGGGAGCTCTCTTATTGACATGTATGTGAAGTGTGGGGACATAAGGGCTGCACATAAAGTTTACTCACGGATGAGTAAGAGAAGTGTTGTCTCTATAAATGCTTTAATTGCTGGATATGCTCAAACTAATATTGAGGAAGCTGTATATATATTACAATCTATCTTAGATCAAGAACTTAGACCATCAGAAGTCACATATGCTTGTCTTCTGGATGGATGCAATGGACCTTCGAAGTTGCACCTTGGAAAGCAAATACATAGTGCCATTATAAAGGCTGGCCTTCCTTATGAGGATGAATACTTGGCTGTCTCTCTTCTAAGTATGTATTTCAACTCCCAAGAAAAAGAAGATGCGGCTCTTCTTTTTTTGGAAATACCCAGTCCAAAGAGTACAGTTCTATGGACTGTTGCTATATCAGGGCACACCCAAAACGATTTTAGTGAAGAGGCATTACTCTTATTTTATGAAATGCGTCACCATAATAATATGCCAGACCAAGCAACATTTGTTAGTATCCTCAAAGCATGTGCAGTTTCTGCCTCTTTGAGTAATGGCAGGGAGATCCATGCTCTTGTATTTCATACTGGATATGACTTGGATGAATTGACATGCAGTGCCCTCGTGGACATGTATGCAAAATGCGGAGATATAACAAGTTCAGCACAAGTTTTTGGTGAAATGCTCAGCAAGAGAGATGTTATTTCTTGGAACTCGATGATTGTGGGATTTGCAAAGAATGGACATGCTGAAAATGCACTAAAAACTTTCTATGAGATGGAACAAGCTAATATAAAACCCGATGACGTCACATTCCTTGGTATCCTTGGTGCCTGTAGTCATGTAGGTTGGGTATCTGAAGGTCGTCGAATCTTTGACACAATGACTGGCTATTACAAGATTAAGCCACGAGTAGATCATTGTGCCTGCATGATTGATCTCCTTGGACGATGTGGGCTTCTGGATGAAGCAGAGGCCTTAATTGAGAAACTAGAGTTTCAACAGGAGCCAATGATTTGGGCCGCATATCTTGGTTCCTGCAAATTACATGGtgatgacataagagggaagCTTGCAGCTGCAAAACTCTTTGAATTGGAACCCCAGAGTTCTTCCTCCTATGTTCTGCTTTCAAATATATATGCTGCATTAGGCAAGTGGGATGGGGTTAATTTAGTGAGGAGAGAAATGAAAGAAAAGAACGTAAGGAAGTTTCCTGGATGTAGTTGGATTGTATTAGAGAAGAAAACAAATTTATTTGTTGCAGGCGATGATTGTCATCCTGATTCGGATAAAATACACGAGTTTTTGAAGGATTTGACTACATTAATGAGAGATGATAGTTATGTTGCTGAGGATGAATCTTGTATGCAGATTGAAGGCTAAAATTTTAGTTCTACTCACATTTAAGGTGCAATTGCCCAAGCAGAGATCAGATAAGATACCGGATGTTGTGCATTGTATTTCAAAATTAAGGATTTAATGGCAAATTTACTTATTCAGCCTACAGCTGAGCTGAAATTTCTATAAGTACGTGTTTCTTTTTTTACTGAAAAGCAAATGCATGCAACAAAGAAAACAGCTACCAAATATATGTGAAGAATGAAGATGTGAAGTTGAAGTGACCTACAGTTACAAGTTTTACATTACAGTCAAATCCAGATTCATGGTTCTTTATCAAAATATCTTCGTCTTTGATATCATTTCCAGGTACTTGTTCTCCTTATAGTTGGAAGGAGCAGTACATTTCTCATGAAACATTATTTTCGCAAATGGGCAGTTTGAAATCGATACTGGGTATATAATGGTGTACCGGGTGCACAAGGCTCCTACATCAGCGAGACTTGCTGTGGTCCAGATTTACGCGACATTACCCTTATATTTTCGTGAACAGGTTGTTTCCGGTGAAACTGTGACATAAAGTGAGCAACAAGTAGATACTTGACTATCATGTCAGTGAGGGCAGGGGTGACCCTCTGGTGAACAAGAAAATGCGGGTATTGATGTGGATGTAAAAAAAAACAGGAGTTTGTATTATTGTTCTCTATAGGCTGTAGCAGACCCTGATCATAAGCCACACAATCTGCGGTCTCAAATTCAGTTCTTTGTAATACCAATTCTTGGTGATAAAATTTTCTAACGAAACTATATCTAATATCCTGTTTGTATTTTGTTCAATTTGTATTTTGTGAAGTCCAAGTAACTAATGTAATGAATAATGAAGGAAAGGAAAAAAAATTAGAATAGAAGGGAAGTAAGAGGAGTGTTGTTTAATGTAATGAATGACAGCAAGTTTTTAAATCTTAAAATGTGAAACAAGTCTCTGGAAACTTAAAAGCATTCTCTTACTACAACATTATCAAACTCTCACTATAAATAAGCACAAATGAAcattcacttcttcaacatcaaaCAAATCAACAATTTCTCACTAAACAATCAAATGGCCATTTCAACCGTCATAGTTGTAGTATTTGTGTGTTTGGGTGGCCTTTGCCTCCTTGCTTTTGTTCCGTTTGCTCTTTGTTGCTTCCTCAAGTGCAGGAAGAAGAAAACAACTCAAGAAGCTGATCATGTGCACGTAGACGAGCATATGAATATCAAGGAAAAAATCGTAGAAGGACCTCTTGGTGGCAAAGCCGTGGTTCTAACAATTGAGGATGATGTTCACGTAGAAGAAGAGATCCGGAAAAATGAACAGGTTGGTCGAGCAATGAACACGAAATCTAAGAATAATAATATTGTGGGTGCAGAATCATCTTCCAGTTCAGGTCATCACCAGGTAGAACACAAGCCTTGAGTTAAGAAACTTGAGGGTGATTAGTGTATGTTCACCGGGAACGTATCTATGCCTACTTACCATTTTCAGCGCAAACTTAAATGATGTAATAAAATTCGTATGAATAACATTTGTTTTCTGTTTTATGCCATTAAAATGTACCGGACTCATATCTGTTGAAGCTGAAAGTGTTTTACAAGTAAGATGCACAACTAGAATATTTAATTTTACATTTGAATAGACCTACTTCTCCCATATGCCTCTTCTTCAAGTCTTTACTTCTAAAATTGTACTGTAAGAAAGAGCACTTTAAAACTAGGTTTAACCTTTTCTACAACTAAGGCGCCCCCTAAAATAGGTCAAACTAATATTTTACAAAGATATCTGTTACTAGGCTTGTTTAGCCAAGATGGCCATGTCTAATATTTTGACATCAAGTGTATCATCTAGCTTCACTATACCATCCGTGCCATCGACACCAATAAGCTTCCCTGTTACCCCACGATGAATGCCACCCATGATTTTTATTTTGTCAGACTTCCTTGGTACCACTGCATCGACTTCATTAGGGAAAACAGTGACTGCCTCTCCACTGCTGCTTCAACCCAGAACCACCCTACAGGAACCATTCTGCAACCAATGCACAGCTGTTTTGTTATtgcaattttaaaaaaaaatcaaactaGTACTTGATCAACAGAGCAAGTTTTTGGCAGAGTAAAAGACACTGTCACAAAATATATTCAATGTTATAGTTGAAAATATAACAttgaaaatattttcaattttgtatttgagggagggagggagaggtTCAGAATTCAAGCAAGCAACTAGGGAAATTGTAATATTCTAATATAACAATTTACTTTTACTTACTACAAAAGAAAATACtcttaaaaaatatatatagtaCCTTTACGTAATTGATGCAGATATTATACACAGAAACATACACATTTCACTCTGTAACATAATCAAATTAAAAGACTAGTAAAATCACATGAAAAGCCCATACCGGAAGTAGCTCCTGAACAACTCCCATTGAAGTTTCATCAGCGAACCTTCGTACATTGACCAATATATTGGGCAAAATCCAAGTGCCCTCATGATCCCCACCTGCCATATAGTGAGTTACCTAGTAAACAAGATTCCACTTCCGACTTGAAGAAATTTTAATCCTACACGCTAATTCAACTACAAACATCTTTGTCGTTCTGATATAAAGATGTCTTATAGGCCCTGTTTGTTTAACTAAGTAAAATTTTACTATgctaaaacaaaattaaatcCCTTCGCCTACCTAACACAGGCGACATCATATCCAAACCACCAACTCCAGGTGTCATTGGTTGCCCCCCAGGTGTACCAGGTAGGTATGCCGAACTTGGTGTCATAGGTGGTTGACCACCGGGAGTTGAAGGAAAGTATGGGCTTGGAGCATTTGCTGCAAGGAAACATGGGGCAATTTTTAAAAGATCATACAATAAAGCTGAGTCACTTGGTTGAGCTTTATACCAAGTGAATAAACAGACAAAATCTGATCAAATTACCATATGCTGAACTGCTATCCCTTGGGGTTCCAGCTTCACTATAACTGCCACTGGGAGTGTTGGCCCAGCCTGAACCAGGTGTAGGCGCTTCATATGTTTTTGAAGGTGGACTTCCTGGCTGTACATATAGCAAGCACTCCGCGTGTTACCACTTAAtgaatatttttagaaaatttcaCTAATCTCACCACTAATTTTCATAGCATAACTAAAACCTGATAACGCGGACTTGTCCCCCAAGAAGCAGGATTTCCTTCTTCCCAATTATCCCTGTTGTGTTTCAATACCAACCAGCGACTGTTAGTAATAGTAAATAATTGAATCCTCGTACAATGAAAAACATACTTAATTTATTTTCTGTTAAGCAGCATACTTAAATCTCTTACTACTACAACAAAAAACATATTCAAGTAACACAGTAAGCctctttttattttttaaatggaACACAGGAAAGTTTAGTATAATGATTATAAAAAAACAAGTAATGCAGAAATATGTACTAGAGAACCAAGTAGATTGTCTAAGATTATTATCCACAACCCTCATAGCCATTATCAGCATAGTAAAGCAATGAGAAGCTAGTGCTGGTAGCTTTTTCATATATCTCAATTCCCCTTATATGTCTAAACCTGTACTTCTCTTTATTTGAGCATACCACTGCACTCACTAATCACTTCTTTCAGTAACATAATCCTGACTTATTCATAACTATGTCCATACCATGCTAGTGTCTAGAAATTATTAATAACGTAAATATGTCGCAAGAAATCAAGTACATAACTTGGTGTACTCACTGGAGTGTAAGGATTCCAAGCTCTATCCCTCACTGGGGTCCTCATACCATCATGAATAGGTGTAGCTGAGGGCAAAACAGAAATATGACGGTATATATTATGAAATGATTACACATCAATGTTTAGTAACAAAATCAAAATTCAAAAAGAATCAAACCTCCAGAGTCTCGCATAGGAGTCATGTAAGGATGCATTGGTGTCCGTGAGGGGTGCAGTGGCGTCTCACTTCCAGCACCATAGCGTGGTTTTTCACTGATAAAGCATAatcaataatattaataataataaacctaaaaattacaatgataacaaaGATGTGCTTTCATGTACCGGGATAACGTCGAAGAAGTCACGGTTTCAACAATTGCATCACGATTAACTGCACATATAAATCCAGAGATATGATTCCAGGAGCACAAGAAAACCAAGCAAGATAAAATAAAATCTTCAAAGTAATAGTA
This window contains:
- the LOC141670674 gene encoding pentatricopeptide repeat-containing protein At3g09040, mitochondrial, whose amino-acid sequence is MRQKSLFTTHQGPHLTTIEFLVKTCIQHCKQLQTHVLFDEIPQRVKYSLQVCKLVHSQIVKLGFGLEGKLGNALVSLYAKCGNLDVTEKAFSRLVDRDTLAWNSVLSMYSKRGMVEDVLWCFGSMRNCGLVPNQFTFAIVFSGCGRLVNVGLGRQVHCDVIKMGYEFSHFCEGSLIDMYAKCGCVVDARRILDAALDPDTVSWTAMISGYVQSGYPDEALSVFGDMQKLGREPDQVAFGTIINACMSLGRLVEARRLFNEMPSPSDISWNVMISGHAQRGYEVEAVNYFRNMTISGIKPTRSTLGSVFSAIANLLNLVYGMQVHPLATKLGLDSNVYVGSSMLNMYAKCQKMEAAREIFDALDEKNIVMWNAMLGGYVQNGYVYEVVELFTEMRNSAFQADEYSYTSILSACAVLKNIRMGRQLHSIIIKNKFGSNLYAGNALVDMYAKSGALNDAIKQFDLIRNRDHVSWNAIIVGYVQNEEEEKAFNLFRKMRSEGFPPDEASLASILSACSNIQSIEKGIQMHCSLIKYGLETSLFAGSSLIDMYVKCGDIRAAHKVYSRMSKRSVVSINALIAGYAQTNIEEAVYILQSILDQELRPSEVTYACLLDGCNGPSKLHLGKQIHSAIIKAGLPYEDEYLAVSLLSMYFNSQEKEDAALLFLEIPSPKSTVLWTVAISGHTQNDFSEEALLLFYEMRHHNNMPDQATFVSILKACAVSASLSNGREIHALVFHTGYDLDELTCSALVDMYAKCGDITSSAQVFGEMLSKRDVISWNSMIVGFAKNGHAENALKTFYEMEQANIKPDDVTFLGILGACSHVGWVSEGRRIFDTMTGYYKIKPRVDHCACMIDLLGRCGLLDEAEALIEKLEFQQEPMIWAAYLGSCKLHGDDIRGKLAAAKLFELEPQSSSSYVLLSNIYAALGKWDGVNLVRREMKEKNVRKFPGCSWIVLEKKTNLFVAGDDCHPDSDKIHEFLKDLTTLMRDDSYVAEDESCMQIEG
- the LOC141674683 gene encoding protein TRACHEARY ELEMENT DIFFERENTIATION-RELATED 7A-like — its product is MAISTVIVVVFVCLGGLCLLAFVPFALCCFLKCRKKKTTQEADHVHVDEHMNIKEKIVEGPLGGKAVVLTIEDDVHVEEEIRKNEQVGRAMNTKSKNNNIVGAESSSSSGHHQVEHKP
- the LOC141674684 gene encoding putative transcription elongation factor SPT5 homolog 1, whose protein sequence is MAMRVVDNNLRQSTWDNWEEGNPASWGTSPRYQPGSPPSKTYEAPTPGSGWANTPSGSYSEAGTPRDSSSAYANAPSPYFPSTPGGQPPMTPSSAYLPGTPGGQPMTPGVGGLDMMSPVLGGDHEGTWILPNILVNVRRFADETSMGVVQELLPNGSCRVVLG